A genomic stretch from Numida meleagris isolate 19003 breed g44 Domestic line chromosome 2, NumMel1.0, whole genome shotgun sequence includes:
- the RAB5A gene encoding ras-related protein Rab-5A, with translation MANRGATRPNGPNAGNKICQFKLVLLGESAVGKSSLVLRFVKGQFHEFQESTIGAAFLTQTVCLDDTTVKFEIWDTAGQERYHSLAPMYYRGAQAAIVVYDITNEESFARAKNWVKELQRQASPNIVIALAGNKADLANKRAVDFQEAQAYADDNSLLFMETSAKTSMNVNEIFMAIAKKLPKNEPQSTGANSARGRGVDLTEPTQPPKSQCCSN, from the exons ATGGCTAATCGTGGAGCAACAAGACCCAATGGGCCAaatgctggaaataaaatttgCCAATTCAAATTAGTACTTCTAGGAGAGTCTGCAGTTGGTAAATCGAGTTTGGTGCTTCGCTTTGTAAAAGGACAGTTTCATGAGTTTCAAGAAAGTACAATTGGAG cTGCTTTTCTAACCCAAACTGTGTGTCTTGACGATACAACGGTAAAATTTGAGATTTGGGATACAGCTGGGCAAGAGCGGTATCACAGTTTAGCACCTATGTACTACAGAGGAGCGCAAGCAGCTATAGTTGTATACGACATTACAAATGAG GAGTCCTTTGCCAGAGCGAAAAACTGGGTCAAAGAACTTCAGCGTCAAGCAAGTCCTAACATTGTAATAGCTTTAGCAGGAAACAAAGCTGATCTAGCTAACAAAAGAGCTGTGGATTTCCAG gaagCGCAAGCTTATGCAGATGACAACAGTTTATTGTTCATGGAGACATCTGCCAAAACATCTATGAAcgtaaatgaaatatttatggcAATTG CAAAAAAATTGCCCAAGAATGAACCACAGAGTACAGGAGCCAACTCTGCCAGAGGAAGAGGAGTAGACCTTACTGAACCCACACAACCACCCAAGAGTCAATGTTGTAGTAACTAA
- the PP2D1 gene encoding protein phosphatase 2C-like domain-containing protein 1 isoform X1 produces MLLLLETQMAWEEKSQDKARQPNDELCRDEEDHLEKIIMAPENVYTMGISILCSVCQQAIYPHHFFNHKKTHRALTLLGYDSSQTRVDNETLLAQRQKLISKVTKFPTGSGKHQQKINYSFEFLMYDHTSTSYCDLHNAESLSTLKKVRNSSIKALSICQDRNSMWQIDMEDRFFVVDNYGSRSDTCFLGLIDGHHGMTAAETVAAELPLLFLDQLAQTDSSYRMTKEEQQILDSFATVFMEDYREKERTFSDRQENKTSKINTQEWIHKAYAKSFWRMDRLLQLGRNEVSRVRWSGCSAVTCLMERLPSENTDGTEERKHFENSMQSSLTRTTEDVAGLLHIANIGNTHAVLCKNGKSYRLSEEHSTSNVREKKRILQNGGNISTSEPDGLVEGHLRTTRGLGYHGDPLLKRSVIPVPHSISVPIDDSCQFLILASNGLWEVLDYNEVCALTLTTFTHYLRTYECIQQHGASLYNCQYLMALSEEELNNSKATNDQQLGIEVLDSSMEIFPTDSKGNLTRGKPKCPRMSYLQSKDRVVPKETDEHENQADPEPTLFSNDEIGPGKRGIKQSDSSAQVSSEELKQSEDRKGYLCNSLQPHSQTAVPEETDITHATSPSYIHKQLPNTLTKGSEDMKQPQKRTQAYLSIYDSDPQLAEKMDSKISCHKPVNYTGQQLLKTTLPVDCKPPTHFEEDTKAYLSSCESQIAVKGVVTSEALYDNAASYISEQLVKAALAAGSRDNITILIVLLNGCDKLPN; encoded by the exons AATGGCATGGGAGGAAAAATCACAGGACAAAGCAAGACAACCCAAtgatgagctctgcagagatgaGGAAGATCATCTGGAGAAGATCATAATGGCACCTGAGAATGTATATACCATGGGCATTTCAATTCTCTGCTCAGTGTGTCAACAAGCAATATATCCAcaccatttttttaatcataaaaaaacccacagagcCCTAACTTTGTTGGGCTACGATAGCTCACAAACAAGGGTGGATAACGAAACACTTTTAGCTCAGAGACAGAAGCTAATTTCAAAAGTGACCAAGTTCCCTACGGGTTCTGGAAAACATCAGCAGAAGATCAATTATTCATTTGAATTTCTTATGTACGATCATACTTCTACATCATATTGTGATCTTCACAATGCAGAAAGTCTTAGCACTCTcaaaaaagtaagaaattctTCAATAAAAGCATTATCAATTTGTCAAGATAGAAATTCCATGTGGCAGATAGACATGGAAGACAGATTTTTTGTAGTGGACAACTACGGAAGTAGGTCAGATACATGTTTTCTGGGGCTAATTGATGGGCACCATGGCATGACAGCCGCAGAAACAGTTGCAGCAGAGCTTCCACTTTTATTTCTTGACCAGCTTGCTCAAACAGATTCCTCCTACAGAATGACCAAGGAGGAGCAGCAAATTCTAGATTCTTTTGCCACAGTATTCATGGAAGACTACAGGGAAAAAGAGAGGACTTTCTCTGATAGGCAGGAGAACAAGACCAGTAAGATAAATACTCAAGAATGGATTCACAAAGCATATGCCAAGTCCTTCTGGAGAATGGACAGACTTTTACAGCTAGGAAGGAATGAGGTTTCCAGAGTTCGATGGAGTGGCTGTTCAGCTGTAACCTGCTTGATGGAAAGACTCCCCAGTGAAAATACAGATGGCACcgaagaaagaaaacactttgaaaacaGCATGCAAAGTTCATTAACTAGGACAACTGAGGATGTCGCTGGGCTCCTGCACATTGCTAACATAG gTAACACACACGCAGTTTTATGTAAAAACGGCAAGAGTTATCGCCTCTCAGAAGAGCACAGCACTTCTAATGTAAGGGAGAAAAAACGCATACTTCAGAATGGCGGAAACATCAGCACTAGTGAACCAGATGGATTAGTAGAGGGTCACCTTAGAACTACAAGAGGTCTTGGATATCATGGAGACCCCTTACTAAAAAGATCCGTTATACCTGTACCTCATAGCATCTCTGTCCCAATTGATGATTCTTGTCAATTTCTTATTTTAGCTTCCAATGGGCTTTGGGAGGTTCTGGATTACAATGAAGTATGTGCATTAACGCTAACAACATTCACTCATTACCTGAGAACGTATGAATGTATTCAACAACATGGGGCTTCTCTATATAACTGTCAGTATTTGATGGCCCTCTCTGAAGAAGAGTTAAATAATTCAAAGGCTACTAATGATCAGCAACTTGGAATTGAAGTACTGGACTCCAGTATGGAGATTTTTCCCACTGACTCAAAAGGCAACCTTACACGTGGAAAACCAAAATGTCCTAGGATGAGctatttgcaaagcaaagatAGAGTTGTTCCTAAGGAAACTGATGAGCATGAAAATCAAGCTGATCCGGAACCGACACTTTTCAGTAACGATGAGATAGGTCCAGGGAAAAGAGGGATAAAACAGTCCGATTCTAGCGCACAAGTCAGCTCTGAAGAACTGAAACAGTCAGAGGACAGAAAAGGTTATCTATGTAACAGTCTTCAGCCACATTCACAAACTGCAGTGCCAGAAGAAACTGACATTACCCACGCAACTAGTCCAAGTTACATCCATAAACAGCTGCCAAATACACTGACAAAAGGGTCTGAAGACATGAAACAGCCTCAAAAACGTACACAAGCATACCTATCTATTTATGACTCAGATCCACAACTGGCTGAAAAAATGGATTCCAAGATATCATGTCACAAGCCTGTAAATTATACTGGCCAGCAACTGCTGAAAACTACATTGCCAGTGGATTGTAAGCCACCTACACATTTTGAAGAGGACACAAAAGCATACCTGTCCAGCTGTGAATCACAAATTGCAGTAAAAGGTGTGGTCACTTCCGAGGCACTCTATGACAATGCAGCAAGCTACATCAGTGAACAACTGGTAAAGGCTGCATTAGCTGCAGGTTCAAGAGATAACATTACTATTTTGATTGTACTTCTAAATGGATGTGATAAGTTACCCAACTAA
- the PP2D1 gene encoding protein phosphatase 2C-like domain-containing protein 1 isoform X2: MAWEEKSQDKARQPNDELCRDEEDHLEKIIMAPENVYTMGISILCSVCQQAIYPHHFFNHKKTHRALTLLGYDSSQTRVDNETLLAQRQKLISKVTKFPTGSGKHQQKINYSFEFLMYDHTSTSYCDLHNAESLSTLKKVRNSSIKALSICQDRNSMWQIDMEDRFFVVDNYGSRSDTCFLGLIDGHHGMTAAETVAAELPLLFLDQLAQTDSSYRMTKEEQQILDSFATVFMEDYREKERTFSDRQENKTSKINTQEWIHKAYAKSFWRMDRLLQLGRNEVSRVRWSGCSAVTCLMERLPSENTDGTEERKHFENSMQSSLTRTTEDVAGLLHIANIGNTHAVLCKNGKSYRLSEEHSTSNVREKKRILQNGGNISTSEPDGLVEGHLRTTRGLGYHGDPLLKRSVIPVPHSISVPIDDSCQFLILASNGLWEVLDYNEVCALTLTTFTHYLRTYECIQQHGASLYNCQYLMALSEEELNNSKATNDQQLGIEVLDSSMEIFPTDSKGNLTRGKPKCPRMSYLQSKDRVVPKETDEHENQADPEPTLFSNDEIGPGKRGIKQSDSSAQVSSEELKQSEDRKGYLCNSLQPHSQTAVPEETDITHATSPSYIHKQLPNTLTKGSEDMKQPQKRTQAYLSIYDSDPQLAEKMDSKISCHKPVNYTGQQLLKTTLPVDCKPPTHFEEDTKAYLSSCESQIAVKGVVTSEALYDNAASYISEQLVKAALAAGSRDNITILIVLLNGCDKLPN; the protein is encoded by the exons ATGGCATGGGAGGAAAAATCACAGGACAAAGCAAGACAACCCAAtgatgagctctgcagagatgaGGAAGATCATCTGGAGAAGATCATAATGGCACCTGAGAATGTATATACCATGGGCATTTCAATTCTCTGCTCAGTGTGTCAACAAGCAATATATCCAcaccatttttttaatcataaaaaaacccacagagcCCTAACTTTGTTGGGCTACGATAGCTCACAAACAAGGGTGGATAACGAAACACTTTTAGCTCAGAGACAGAAGCTAATTTCAAAAGTGACCAAGTTCCCTACGGGTTCTGGAAAACATCAGCAGAAGATCAATTATTCATTTGAATTTCTTATGTACGATCATACTTCTACATCATATTGTGATCTTCACAATGCAGAAAGTCTTAGCACTCTcaaaaaagtaagaaattctTCAATAAAAGCATTATCAATTTGTCAAGATAGAAATTCCATGTGGCAGATAGACATGGAAGACAGATTTTTTGTAGTGGACAACTACGGAAGTAGGTCAGATACATGTTTTCTGGGGCTAATTGATGGGCACCATGGCATGACAGCCGCAGAAACAGTTGCAGCAGAGCTTCCACTTTTATTTCTTGACCAGCTTGCTCAAACAGATTCCTCCTACAGAATGACCAAGGAGGAGCAGCAAATTCTAGATTCTTTTGCCACAGTATTCATGGAAGACTACAGGGAAAAAGAGAGGACTTTCTCTGATAGGCAGGAGAACAAGACCAGTAAGATAAATACTCAAGAATGGATTCACAAAGCATATGCCAAGTCCTTCTGGAGAATGGACAGACTTTTACAGCTAGGAAGGAATGAGGTTTCCAGAGTTCGATGGAGTGGCTGTTCAGCTGTAACCTGCTTGATGGAAAGACTCCCCAGTGAAAATACAGATGGCACcgaagaaagaaaacactttgaaaacaGCATGCAAAGTTCATTAACTAGGACAACTGAGGATGTCGCTGGGCTCCTGCACATTGCTAACATAG gTAACACACACGCAGTTTTATGTAAAAACGGCAAGAGTTATCGCCTCTCAGAAGAGCACAGCACTTCTAATGTAAGGGAGAAAAAACGCATACTTCAGAATGGCGGAAACATCAGCACTAGTGAACCAGATGGATTAGTAGAGGGTCACCTTAGAACTACAAGAGGTCTTGGATATCATGGAGACCCCTTACTAAAAAGATCCGTTATACCTGTACCTCATAGCATCTCTGTCCCAATTGATGATTCTTGTCAATTTCTTATTTTAGCTTCCAATGGGCTTTGGGAGGTTCTGGATTACAATGAAGTATGTGCATTAACGCTAACAACATTCACTCATTACCTGAGAACGTATGAATGTATTCAACAACATGGGGCTTCTCTATATAACTGTCAGTATTTGATGGCCCTCTCTGAAGAAGAGTTAAATAATTCAAAGGCTACTAATGATCAGCAACTTGGAATTGAAGTACTGGACTCCAGTATGGAGATTTTTCCCACTGACTCAAAAGGCAACCTTACACGTGGAAAACCAAAATGTCCTAGGATGAGctatttgcaaagcaaagatAGAGTTGTTCCTAAGGAAACTGATGAGCATGAAAATCAAGCTGATCCGGAACCGACACTTTTCAGTAACGATGAGATAGGTCCAGGGAAAAGAGGGATAAAACAGTCCGATTCTAGCGCACAAGTCAGCTCTGAAGAACTGAAACAGTCAGAGGACAGAAAAGGTTATCTATGTAACAGTCTTCAGCCACATTCACAAACTGCAGTGCCAGAAGAAACTGACATTACCCACGCAACTAGTCCAAGTTACATCCATAAACAGCTGCCAAATACACTGACAAAAGGGTCTGAAGACATGAAACAGCCTCAAAAACGTACACAAGCATACCTATCTATTTATGACTCAGATCCACAACTGGCTGAAAAAATGGATTCCAAGATATCATGTCACAAGCCTGTAAATTATACTGGCCAGCAACTGCTGAAAACTACATTGCCAGTGGATTGTAAGCCACCTACACATTTTGAAGAGGACACAAAAGCATACCTGTCCAGCTGTGAATCACAAATTGCAGTAAAAGGTGTGGTCACTTCCGAGGCACTCTATGACAATGCAGCAAGCTACATCAGTGAACAACTGGTAAAGGCTGCATTAGCTGCAGGTTCAAGAGATAACATTACTATTTTGATTGTACTTCTAAATGGATGTGATAAGTTACCCAACTAA
- the PP2D1 gene encoding protein phosphatase 2C-like domain-containing protein 1 isoform X3 produces MLLLLETQMAWEEKSQDKARQPNDELCRDEEDHLEKIIMAPENVYTMGISILCSVCQQAIYPHHFFNHKKTHRALTLLGYDSSQTRVDNETLLAQRQKLISKVTKFPTGSGKHQQKINYSFEFLMYDHTSTSYCDLHNAESLSTLKKVRNSSIKALSICQDRNSMWQIDMEDRFFVVDNYGSRSDTCFLGLIDGHHGMTAAETVAAELPLLFLDQLAQTDSSYRMTKEEQQILDSFATVFMEDYREKERTFSDRQENKTSKINTQEWIHKAYAKSFWRMDRLLQLGRNEVSRVRWSGCSAVTCLMERLPSENTDGTEERKHFENSMQSSLTRTTEDVAGLLHIANIASNGLWEVLDYNEVCALTLTTFTHYLRTYECIQQHGASLYNCQYLMALSEEELNNSKATNDQQLGIEVLDSSMEIFPTDSKGNLTRGKPKCPRMSYLQSKDRVVPKETDEHENQADPEPTLFSNDEIGPGKRGIKQSDSSAQVSSEELKQSEDRKGYLCNSLQPHSQTAVPEETDITHATSPSYIHKQLPNTLTKGSEDMKQPQKRTQAYLSIYDSDPQLAEKMDSKISCHKPVNYTGQQLLKTTLPVDCKPPTHFEEDTKAYLSSCESQIAVKGVVTSEALYDNAASYISEQLVKAALAAGSRDNITILIVLLNGCDKLPN; encoded by the exons AATGGCATGGGAGGAAAAATCACAGGACAAAGCAAGACAACCCAAtgatgagctctgcagagatgaGGAAGATCATCTGGAGAAGATCATAATGGCACCTGAGAATGTATATACCATGGGCATTTCAATTCTCTGCTCAGTGTGTCAACAAGCAATATATCCAcaccatttttttaatcataaaaaaacccacagagcCCTAACTTTGTTGGGCTACGATAGCTCACAAACAAGGGTGGATAACGAAACACTTTTAGCTCAGAGACAGAAGCTAATTTCAAAAGTGACCAAGTTCCCTACGGGTTCTGGAAAACATCAGCAGAAGATCAATTATTCATTTGAATTTCTTATGTACGATCATACTTCTACATCATATTGTGATCTTCACAATGCAGAAAGTCTTAGCACTCTcaaaaaagtaagaaattctTCAATAAAAGCATTATCAATTTGTCAAGATAGAAATTCCATGTGGCAGATAGACATGGAAGACAGATTTTTTGTAGTGGACAACTACGGAAGTAGGTCAGATACATGTTTTCTGGGGCTAATTGATGGGCACCATGGCATGACAGCCGCAGAAACAGTTGCAGCAGAGCTTCCACTTTTATTTCTTGACCAGCTTGCTCAAACAGATTCCTCCTACAGAATGACCAAGGAGGAGCAGCAAATTCTAGATTCTTTTGCCACAGTATTCATGGAAGACTACAGGGAAAAAGAGAGGACTTTCTCTGATAGGCAGGAGAACAAGACCAGTAAGATAAATACTCAAGAATGGATTCACAAAGCATATGCCAAGTCCTTCTGGAGAATGGACAGACTTTTACAGCTAGGAAGGAATGAGGTTTCCAGAGTTCGATGGAGTGGCTGTTCAGCTGTAACCTGCTTGATGGAAAGACTCCCCAGTGAAAATACAGATGGCACcgaagaaagaaaacactttgaaaacaGCATGCAAAGTTCATTAACTAGGACAACTGAGGATGTCGCTGGGCTCCTGCACATTGCTAACATAG CTTCCAATGGGCTTTGGGAGGTTCTGGATTACAATGAAGTATGTGCATTAACGCTAACAACATTCACTCATTACCTGAGAACGTATGAATGTATTCAACAACATGGGGCTTCTCTATATAACTGTCAGTATTTGATGGCCCTCTCTGAAGAAGAGTTAAATAATTCAAAGGCTACTAATGATCAGCAACTTGGAATTGAAGTACTGGACTCCAGTATGGAGATTTTTCCCACTGACTCAAAAGGCAACCTTACACGTGGAAAACCAAAATGTCCTAGGATGAGctatttgcaaagcaaagatAGAGTTGTTCCTAAGGAAACTGATGAGCATGAAAATCAAGCTGATCCGGAACCGACACTTTTCAGTAACGATGAGATAGGTCCAGGGAAAAGAGGGATAAAACAGTCCGATTCTAGCGCACAAGTCAGCTCTGAAGAACTGAAACAGTCAGAGGACAGAAAAGGTTATCTATGTAACAGTCTTCAGCCACATTCACAAACTGCAGTGCCAGAAGAAACTGACATTACCCACGCAACTAGTCCAAGTTACATCCATAAACAGCTGCCAAATACACTGACAAAAGGGTCTGAAGACATGAAACAGCCTCAAAAACGTACACAAGCATACCTATCTATTTATGACTCAGATCCACAACTGGCTGAAAAAATGGATTCCAAGATATCATGTCACAAGCCTGTAAATTATACTGGCCAGCAACTGCTGAAAACTACATTGCCAGTGGATTGTAAGCCACCTACACATTTTGAAGAGGACACAAAAGCATACCTGTCCAGCTGTGAATCACAAATTGCAGTAAAAGGTGTGGTCACTTCCGAGGCACTCTATGACAATGCAGCAAGCTACATCAGTGAACAACTGGTAAAGGCTGCATTAGCTGCAGGTTCAAGAGATAACATTACTATTTTGATTGTACTTCTAAATGGATGTGATAAGTTACCCAACTAA